A portion of the Lolium rigidum isolate FL_2022 chromosome 1, APGP_CSIRO_Lrig_0.1, whole genome shotgun sequence genome contains these proteins:
- the LOC124682007 gene encoding vacuolar-processing enzyme beta-isozyme 1-like → MARWWVCGLLSLLAVAAAAEGSAEPLIRLPTQDEHGAAPAPAPSAEEGITRWAVLVAGSSGYDNYRHQADVCHAYQILKKGGLKEENIVVFMYDDIANNHENPRRGVIINHPKGKDVYAGVPKDYTGDQVTTNNFFAVLMGNKTGVTGGSRKVINSKPNDHIFIYYADHGGVGSLGMPNNPFLYAGDFIKVLREKHASKSYSKMIIYVEACESGSMFEGIMPQDLNIYVTTAANAVESSWGTYCPGMNPPPPQEYLTCLGDVYSVSWMEDSEIHNLKKEAIKDQYETVKKRTSSSNNNLTGSHVMEYGDKTFKDEKLFLYQGFDPANVNNTNRLPLPSLEGAINQRDADILFMWKKYEQLDRGSEEKLRVLKKIKETVAHRKHLDNSIDFIGKLVFGFENGPSVLQAPRSSGQPVVDDWDCLKRMVRVFESHCGSLTQYGMKHMRAFANLCNNGVSEAEMKEASVSACDGYSSAKWNPLVLGHSA, encoded by the exons ATGGCTCGCTGGTGGGTGTGCGGACTCCTCTCGCTCCTGGCGGTGGCCGCGGCTGCGGAGGGGAGTGCGGAGCCGCTGATTCGGCTGCCGACGCAGGATGAGCATGGCGCTGCTCCCGCCCCTGCCCCGTCGGCGGAGGAAGGGATCACGAGGTGGGCCGTGCTCGTTGCGGGCTCCTCCGGCTACGACAACTACCGTCACCAG GCCGATGTGTGCCACGCCTACCAGATTCTGAAGAAGGGAGGGCTGAAGGAGGAGAACATCGTGGTGTTTATGTACGACGACATCGCCAATAACCATGAGAACCCAAGACGTGGAGTCATCATCAACCATCCTAAAGGCAAAGATGTTTACGCCGGTGTTCCCAAG GACTACACTGGTGACCAGGTCACTACTAACAATTTCTTCGCGGTCCTCATGGGCAACAAAACTGGGGTTACTGGAGGAAGTAGGAAAGTGATAAACAGCAAACCGAATGATCACATCTTCATCTATTACGCGGATCATGGGGGAGTTGGTTCTCTTG GTATGCCCAACAATCCATTTCTTTATGCCGGTGACTTCATTAAGGTGTTACGAGAAAAGCATGCTTCCAAGAGCTATTCAAAAATG ATAATATATGTTGAAGCGTGTGAAAGCGGCAGTATGTTTGAGGGTATAATGCCTCAAGATCTCAATATTTATGTTACAACAGCAGCAAACGCAGTCGAAAGTAGCTGGGGAACATACTGCCCTGGGATGAATCCACCACCTCCTCAGGAATACCTTACCTGTTTAGGTGACGTCTACAGTGTATCCTGGATGGAAGACAG TGAAATTCACAATCTAAAGAAGGAAGCGATCAAAGATCAGTACGAGACG GTTAAAAAGAGAACCTCAAGCTCAAATAATAACTTAACTGGTTCTCATGTCATGGAGTATGGTGACAAGACATTCAAAGATGAGAAGCTTTTCCTTTATCAAGGCTTTGATCCTGCAAATGTCAACAACACAAACAGGCTGCCTTTGCCCAGCCTGGAGGGTGCAATCAATCAAAGGGATGCAGACATTCTTTTCATGTGGAAGAAG TATGAGCAGCTAGACAGGGGATCGGAAGAGAAGCTGCGGGTTCTGAAGAAGATCAAAGAAACCGTGGCACACAGGAAACACCTCGACAACAGTATCGATTTCATTGGGAAGCTTGTGTTTGGATTTGAAAATGGGCCTTCAGTGCTTCAGGCTCCTCGAAGCTCCGGCCAACCAGTAGTCGACGACTGGGATTGTTTGAAGAGGATG GTGCGCGTTTTCGAGTCCCACTGCGGATCACTTACTCAGTATGGCATGAAACACATGAGGGCGTT